A stretch of Brassica napus cultivar Da-Ae chromosome C6, Da-Ae, whole genome shotgun sequence DNA encodes these proteins:
- the LOC125588346 gene encoding meiosis-specific protein ASY2-like, with amino-acid sequence MPMSVRSFEEMTSITDMKDATYSVKMRPNCNVCAGHPNKMQNWQRSYFFVKSDDSAFEEPPREDYRVLWNRSCVGHPTSPIYPEDFLKSVRAVALLQIYRWSEITVEKIRELKDRIARREWRSDLPTVLPIRAKRLDILPKDIQKQVSEAKRMGTLPDLSAMLAAQLGLASEEGPSATVPRTGEVPPSGARSAGKGKKRKRGGSGVEGSAEEACDVPPSGEPQKKKKKKKKRTKKPVDEQSENPEEPTEIEEGDVQEEELQPEEEASEAEISGERDDAAGAGEGKESEIPLNVARPDGSEDDSGESPLLIRRRNDEVGDEGRSLILASSREGTPVSIGEGVAQIGTSSRGSAILRRVPGVNFPDKVSFHYEGPAPLVYVPEKCGEFLRQLRGRAKPLPAVKDLIFGGEYEEAARAKLLGDSATNVVIDKYDTALKGALGELELAKKEQAAKEEASARQLNATRADVERLNVMVARIIARRDELKAELEVSRGVVCELERKNAELESEKVSLAESHEREMRRLRDSRILEVTRERGRVEAEMAAKANRRFARIRSREERRGPYEEARFLHSQAFGTRKCLEALRRAGSDISQATIEIFAEQEKKYEEEAEKLRVGEIPEGDLTLSPLVLDSQFVDARILASLDPYGSNAGLIDPETAASLHVPPTHPTEERREDPAPLLEGPLADPEVVPRPDEAHVSLAARESSVRASELSVLNDRESDREA; translated from the exons ATGCCGATGAGCGTCAGGTCGTTCGAGGAGATGACCTCGATAACCGATATGAAGGACGCAACCTACTCGGTAAAGATGCGACCAAACTGCAACGTGTGCGCCGGTCATCCAAACAAAATGCAGAATTGGCAGCGCTCCTACTTCTTCGTTAAGTCCGACGACTCGGCTTTCGAGGAGCCTCCTCGAGAGGACTATCGGGTCCTATGGAACCGTTCTTGTG TTGGCCATCCCACTTCTCCAATCTATCCTGAGGATTTCCTGAAGAGCGTTCGAGCCGTCGCTTTGCTTCAGATCTACCGTTGGTCCGAGATTACCGTCGAGAAGATTCGCGAGCTTAAGGACCGGATCGCTCGAA GAGAGTGGAGATCTGACCTTCCGACCGTTCTTCCTATTCGCGCCAAGCGACTAGACATCCTCCCGAAAGACATCCAGAAGCAAGTTTCTGAAGCAAAGAGGATGGGAACTCTTCCCGATTTGAGCGCGATGTTAGCCGCCCAGCTGGGACTGGCTAGCGAGGAAGGACCCTCGGCGACGGTTCCTCGCACTGGTGAGGTTCCCCCTTCTGGCGCTAGAAGCGCGGGGAAGGGTAAGAAAAGGAAGAGGGGCGGCTCGGGAGTCGAGGGGAGCGCCGAGGAGGCGTGCGACGTTCCTCCTTCTGGCGAACcccagaagaaaaagaagaagaagaagaagaggacgaAGAAGCCTGTTGACGAGCAGTCGGAGAATCCCGAGGAGCCGACTGAGATTGAGGAGGGTGatgttcaagaagaagaacttcAACCCGAAGAGGAGGCTTCTGAGGCTGAAATCTCGGGAGAACGGGACGACGCGGCCGGAGCTGGTGAAGGGAAGGAATCTGAAATTCCTCTTAACGTCGCCCGTCCAGACGGTTCTGAAGATGACAGCGGGGAGTCGCCGCTTTTGATCAGGAGACGCAACGACGAGGTCGGCGATGAGGGGCGATCTCTTATTCTGGCATCTTCTCGCGAGGGAACTCCGGTTTCCATTGGGGAAGGGGTCGCTCAGATCGGCACTTCTTCTCGCGGCTCCGCTATCTTGAGGAGGGTGCCCGGAGTCAACTTTCCAGACAAGGTTTCGTTTCACTATGAGGGACCGGCCCCTCTAGTGTATGTCCCCGAGAAGTGTGGAGAGTTCCTTCGCCAATTAAGGGGGAGGGCGAAACCTTTGCCCGCTGTGAAGGACCTCATTTTTGGGGGTGAATACGAGGAGGCCGCGAGGGCCAAGCTGCTG GGGGATAGTGCGACGAACGTCGTGATCGATAAGTACGACACTGCCCTGAAGGGAGCTTTGGGCGAACTCGAGCTGGCTAAGAAGGAGCAGGCGGCGAAAGAGGAAGCTTCTGCTCGCCAGCTGAATGCAACGAGGGCTGACGTCGAGAGGCTTAATGTGATGGTTGCTCGCATCATCGCTCGGAGAGATGAGCTCAAAGCCGAGTTGGAGGTATCTCGGGGAGTCGTTTGTGAGCTCGAGCGGAAGAACGCCGAACTTGAGAGCGAGAAGGTTTCGCTCGCTGAGTCTCATGAAAGAGAGATGAGGCGCCTCAGAGATTCCAGGATCCTGGAAGTGACGAGGGAAAGAGGAAGAGTTGAGGCCGAGATGGCCGCAAAAGCTAATCGTCGCTTCGCTAGGATTCGCTCCCGAGAAGAGCGACGAGGTCCCTATGAGGAGGCCCGGTTTCTTCATAGCCAAGCCTTCGGAACCAGGAAATGCCTCGAGGCTTTGAGGAGGGCTGGGAGCGACATCTCGCAAGCTACTATCGAGATATTCGCCGAGCAAGAGAAGAAATACGAGGAGGAAGCCGAGAAGCTTAGGGTGGGCGAGATACCCGAGGGAGATCTCACACTTTCTCCTCTCGTATTGGACTCTCAGTTTGTGGATGCTCGAATCTTGGCGAGTCTCGATCCATATGGGTCCAACGCCGGCTTGATCGATCCGGAGACTGCAGCGAGTCTTCACGTTCCGCCTACTCATCCGACTGAAGAACGGCGCGAAGACCCGGCGCCTCTTCTTGAAGGTCCTTTGGCTGATCCAGAGGTCGTCCCGAGACCAGATGAAGCGCATGTTTCTCTGGCTGCTCGTGAGTCGAGCGTCAGGGCTTCGGAGCTCTCCGTCCTCAACGATCGCGAGAGTGATCGGGAAGCTTAG